A single Opisthocomus hoazin isolate bOpiHoa1 chromosome 1, bOpiHoa1.hap1, whole genome shotgun sequence DNA region contains:
- the CCDC90B gene encoding coiled-coil domain-containing protein 90B, mitochondrial yields the protein MRGGGRGAALLAWGGGCRWGLAPAPLPPVPRRGFAATFIRRSYDVRRVEITPLEQRKVTFDTHALVQDLEAHGFGKEQAETIVSALITLSNVSLDTVYKDMVTQAQQEITLQQIMAHLDSIRKDMVILEKSEFANLRAENEKMKIELDQVKQQLMNETGKIRADSKLDINLERSRVTDMFTDQERKLMEATTEFHKKDSSTNSVISEISNKIDTEIASLKTLMESNKLDTIRYLAASVFTCLAIALGFYRFWK from the exons atgaggggcggcgggcggggggccgcgctCCTGGCTTGGGGTGGCGGCTGCCGGTGGGgcctggccccggccccgctgcccccggtcCCGCGGAGAG GTTTTGCTGCCACGTTCATTAGGAGGTCATATGATGTCAGAAGAGTTGAAATCACGCccctggagcagaggaaggtGACTTTTGATACCCATGCTTTAGTGCAGGATCTGGAAGCCCACG GCTTTGGGAAGGAGCAAGCGGAGACCATTGTATCAGCATTAATAACGCTGTCGAACGTCAGCTTAGACACAGTCTATAAGGATATGGTTACACAGGCTCAGCAG GAAATAACTTTGCAGCAGATAATGGCACATTTGGACTCCATTCGAAAAGATATGGTCATCCTGGAGAAAAGTGAATTTGCAAACTTGAGAGCAGAGAATGAG aaaatgaaaattgaaTTAGATCAAGTTAAACAGCAGCTAATG AATGAAACAGGTAAAATTCGAGCTGACAGCAAGCTAGACATAAACCTGGAAAGGAGCAGAGTGACGGATATG TTTACAGATCAGGAGAGGAAACTGATGGAAGCGACTACAGAGTTTCATAAAAAA GATTCAAGTACCAACAGTGTTATCTCAGAAATCAGTAACAAAATTGACACTGAAATAGCTTCCTTAAAAACGCTCATGGAATCGAACAAACTCGATACAATACGTTATTTGGCAG CTTCGGTATTCACTTGCTTAGCAATAGCACTGGGATTTTACAGGTTCTGGAAATAG